A single window of Xylocopilactobacillus apicola DNA harbors:
- a CDS encoding acylphosphatase, producing METEKIIFSGHVQGVGFRYSCKMLADQLGITGTIHNDWNGSVIAIVQGSPDVINQFTRNLPNKISPWARISKVERTKILDTQVYHDFRII from the coding sequence TTGGAAACAGAAAAAATTATTTTTTCAGGTCACGTTCAAGGAGTTGGATTTCGCTATAGTTGTAAAATGCTTGCCGATCAACTCGGTATCACTGGTACAATTCATAACGACTGGAACGGATCGGTGATTGCAATTGTTCAAGGTTCGCCAGATGTAATTAACCAATTTACCCGGAACCTGCCCAATAAGATCTCTCCTTGGGCCCGGATTTCAAAGGTAGAAAGAACGAAAATATTAGACACTCAAGTTTATCATGATTTTCGAATTATATAA
- the yidC gene encoding membrane protein insertase YidC → MKNKKIIVWSLLPILLFLTSCARRASSVRKPPTDFFYGTIYKFLGIPMQNSIIWLGDTLGGKNGYGFAILIITIVINLIILPLRLNQAKKQTLQQEQMRLLQPQVNLINKRMKQTRDQAEQMRLNQLLMDVYKKNNTKMIPSMGCLVLIIQLPFFSGLFLGIQYSEVLQHSVFFGMNLGKPNLLIVILATITYFIQGYMSLAGMSPEQRKQSKSVLVISPVMIFFFTFASPAGLGLYFLITGVLAVGQQAITTYLILPKIRRQIDEDLEENPIVEVVTAETFESDEFLQPGSSDSDEKIGSIDSEELKKRNAGKQHFDK, encoded by the coding sequence TTGAAAAATAAAAAAATCATTGTTTGGTCATTGCTACCAATTCTCTTATTCTTAACCTCATGTGCTCGGCGCGCTAGTTCAGTGCGCAAGCCTCCGACGGATTTCTTTTATGGAACGATCTATAAATTTTTGGGAATCCCAATGCAAAATTCCATTATTTGGCTAGGAGATACTTTGGGTGGAAAGAATGGTTACGGTTTTGCAATTTTAATTATCACGATCGTGATCAATTTGATCATTTTACCATTAAGACTTAATCAAGCAAAAAAGCAAACTCTGCAACAAGAACAAATGCGATTATTACAACCGCAAGTTAACTTGATTAATAAACGGATGAAGCAAACCAGGGATCAAGCTGAGCAAATGCGACTTAATCAGCTTTTGATGGATGTTTACAAAAAGAACAATACTAAAATGATTCCAAGCATGGGATGTCTTGTTTTAATCATCCAACTTCCATTTTTTAGTGGTTTATTTTTAGGGATCCAGTACTCAGAAGTTCTCCAACACAGCGTTTTCTTCGGAATGAATTTAGGAAAACCCAATTTGTTAATCGTTATATTAGCGACGATAACTTATTTCATTCAAGGATACATGTCACTAGCAGGAATGAGTCCCGAGCAGCGTAAACAATCGAAATCAGTACTTGTAATCTCGCCGGTCATGATCTTCTTTTTCACCTTTGCATCACCTGCAGGACTTGGCCTTTACTTCTTGATTACCGGTGTTTTAGCTGTTGGACAGCAGGCAATTACCACTTACCTGATTTTACCTAAAATTCGCCGTCAAATTGACGAAGATTTGGAAGAAAATCCGATTGTCGAAGTCGTAACCGCTGAAACTTTTGAAAGTGACGAATTTCTTCAACCCGGATCTTCTGACTCTGATGAAAAAATTGGTAGCATCGACTCAGAGGAATTAAAAAAGCGAAATGCTGGCAAGCAACACTTTGACAAATAA
- the gndA gene encoding NADP-dependent phosphogluconate dehydrogenase produces MTKKAEIGVIGMAVMGKNLALNIERNGHTVAIYNRTDARTKKVVEDHPDKNLVASYDLSDFVASIEQPRRIILMVQAGAGTDSVIDQLLPLLAQGDILIDGGNTFFEDTIRRSKKLDASGINFIGMGVSGGELGALNGPSMMPGGQKSAYDQLADIFEQMAAKADDGKPCVTYVGPNGAGHYVKMIHNGIEYGDMELIAETYNILRNLLGLSVEECAEVFKTWDQGELKSYLIEITADILTRKDDLGSGTPIVDLIVDEAANKGTGKWSSENALELGVPQSVITESVYARYISFLKSERVAASKQLSGPKVEPVSEDEKKELIDLLEKSLYFSKVMSYAQGFEQIKTASDHYDWNINYGDMAKIWRSGCIIRAEFLQNITDAFTRNPDLKNLLLDPYFKNIADQYQDSLRKVVSIAIKAGIPVPVLAAGITYYDSYRSAVLPANLIQAQRDYFGAHTYQRVDREGTFHYPWYPEQ; encoded by the coding sequence ATGACTAAAAAAGCAGAAATCGGTGTCATTGGTATGGCAGTTATGGGTAAAAACTTAGCCCTAAACATTGAAAGAAACGGTCACACAGTTGCAATTTATAATCGTACTGATGCGAGGACGAAAAAAGTAGTTGAGGATCATCCAGATAAAAACTTGGTTGCAAGCTATGATTTATCAGATTTTGTGGCAAGTATTGAACAGCCCCGGCGGATTATTTTGATGGTGCAGGCAGGAGCTGGCACAGATTCTGTAATTGATCAACTATTACCACTTTTAGCACAAGGCGATATTTTGATCGATGGTGGAAATACATTCTTTGAAGATACTATTAGACGCAGCAAAAAACTCGATGCATCAGGGATCAATTTTATTGGAATGGGAGTTTCTGGCGGTGAATTAGGAGCCTTAAATGGACCTTCGATGATGCCTGGCGGACAAAAATCTGCTTATGATCAATTGGCAGATATTTTTGAGCAGATGGCAGCTAAAGCTGATGATGGCAAACCTTGTGTAACTTATGTTGGGCCAAATGGTGCCGGTCACTACGTTAAGATGATTCATAACGGAATTGAGTACGGCGATATGGAGTTGATCGCAGAAACTTACAATATTTTGCGTAATCTTCTGGGGTTATCGGTTGAAGAATGTGCAGAAGTTTTTAAAACTTGGGATCAGGGCGAACTAAAGAGTTACTTGATTGAAATCACGGCGGATATTTTGACTCGTAAGGACGACCTAGGTAGTGGCACTCCAATTGTTGATTTAATTGTAGACGAAGCAGCAAACAAAGGAACTGGTAAATGGAGCTCTGAAAATGCGTTAGAGTTAGGTGTTCCACAATCAGTGATCACAGAATCTGTTTACGCTCGTTATATTTCATTTCTAAAGAGTGAGCGGGTTGCTGCAAGTAAGCAGTTAAGCGGACCAAAAGTTGAACCAGTTAGTGAAGATGAGAAAAAAGAACTAATCGATTTGTTAGAGAAATCCCTGTACTTCAGTAAAGTAATGAGCTATGCACAAGGTTTTGAGCAAATCAAGACGGCATCTGACCATTATGATTGGAATATAAATTACGGCGACATGGCAAAAATTTGGCGTTCAGGTTGTATTATTCGAGCTGAATTCCTCCAAAATATTACTGACGCCTTTACTAGAAATCCAGATTTAAAAAATTTGCTTTTGGATCCGTATTTTAAAAATATAGCTGATCAATATCAAGATTCACTTAGAAAAGTTGTTTCGATTGCGATTAAAGCAGGAATCCCGGTTCCAGTCTTAGCAGCAGGGATTACTTATTATGACTCTTATCGCAGTGCAGTTTTACCTGCAAATTTGATTCAAGCTCAAAGGGATTACTTTGGGGCGCATACTTATCAGCGCGTTGATCGAGAAGGAACATTTCATTATCCATGGTATCCAGAACAATAA
- the acpS gene encoding holo-ACP synthase, with translation MIYGIGVDITEKNRVYRLMKKFGEKFSERILTKEELEIFQTYQTVEKRVEFLGGRFSAKESYAKAFGTGLGSVGFQDLAILNQANGHPFFLYHPFKGVGYISISHTNELVMTEVILEEKDEI, from the coding sequence ATGATTTATGGAATTGGCGTTGATATTACGGAGAAGAATCGAGTTTATCGTTTGATGAAAAAATTCGGAGAAAAATTTTCCGAACGCATTTTAACTAAAGAAGAGTTGGAAATTTTTCAAACGTATCAGACTGTAGAAAAACGAGTGGAATTTTTAGGCGGGCGTTTTAGTGCCAAAGAGAGTTATGCGAAAGCTTTTGGGACTGGACTTGGCTCTGTTGGGTTTCAAGACTTAGCAATCTTAAATCAGGCAAACGGGCACCCGTTTTTTTTGTATCATCCTTTTAAAGGAGTTGGCTATATTTCAATTAGTCATACTAATGAATTGGTTATGACAGAAGTGATATTGGAAGAGAAAGATGAAATTTGA
- a CDS encoding TrmH family RNA methyltransferase, translating into MIIDSIQNKHIKLIKKILTSKYQKKEQKYLIEGRNLVDEAIHYQEPLEILATEQAAAYLSGSTDHFTLISEQVAKYLSSTVTPEGIFAVMPIRQETPQPGNWLIFDELQDPGNAGTILRTADFFDYQGVFFSPKSVSPYSPKVLRSAQGSNFHLQVVIGPTMPFIEQLKSWGELVLGTTLHEQAKEVQDLDLNEPYALVLGNEGHGLSKEIGATIDENILIPTKGHAESLNVSVAAGILMYALNIINKN; encoded by the coding sequence ATGATAATAGATTCAATCCAAAATAAACACATCAAATTAATTAAAAAAATTCTGACTTCCAAATATCAAAAAAAAGAACAGAAGTACCTGATCGAAGGACGCAATCTGGTTGACGAGGCGATTCACTATCAAGAACCGCTAGAGATTTTAGCCACTGAGCAAGCTGCTGCTTATTTATCTGGATCAACGGATCATTTTACTTTAATTAGTGAGCAGGTAGCAAAATATTTATCATCAACCGTCACTCCAGAAGGGATTTTTGCGGTGATGCCAATTCGTCAGGAAACTCCTCAACCTGGTAATTGGCTAATTTTTGATGAATTACAGGATCCAGGTAATGCAGGGACCATTCTTAGGACGGCAGATTTTTTTGATTATCAGGGGGTGTTTTTTAGCCCGAAATCAGTATCGCCATACTCGCCAAAAGTATTACGATCTGCTCAAGGGAGTAACTTTCATCTACAGGTGGTTATTGGTCCAACGATGCCTTTTATTGAGCAGCTCAAAAGTTGGGGTGAGTTAGTTCTTGGCACAACTCTTCATGAGCAGGCAAAAGAGGTGCAAGATTTAGATCTTAATGAACCTTATGCGTTAGTTCTTGGAAACGAAGGACATGGGTTAAGCAAAGAAATAGGTGCAACAATTGACGAAAATATTTTGATTCCGACAAAAGGACACGCTGAAAGTTTAAATGTTTCAGTCGCTGCCGGAATTTTGATGTATGCCCTTAATATTATAAATAAAAACTAA
- a CDS encoding DEAD/DEAH box helicase, which translates to MKFNELDLQPELLTAINDAGYVEMTPIQEQAMPVALANKDVMGQAQTGTGKTAAFGIPAIQQANHNDHFVSTLIMSPTRELAIQTRDEIAKLGHDKKIRVMVVYGGSDIGRQIRDLKNPPQILVGTPGRLQDHMNRKTVDFSHLKTLVLDEADEMLDMGFLEDISKIIRSLPKERQTLLFSATLPQDIVQIGTAFMNNPVTVKVKSKELTADLIDQYYVKARDNEKFDFMTRLMDVQRPELALVFGRTKRRVDELTRGLKIRGFKAEGIHGDLTQQKRMNVLRMFKNSEIQILVATDVAARGLDIRGVTHVYNYDIPQDPDSYVHRIGRTGRAGRAGMSITFVNPREMDYLRGIEKLTKVKMMPLMPPTAEKVQKELLDHAVSVIEDKSSSIHVNNYQKYAEKLVEEVDPMILASLLLQSYTKSSSKNRPVSISVERPLPSKKKSSGKGYQKYNHGSSRRYNSKKPYHHDRDQKKYGQRDHKRSSSNQAKTPKKVNRNFVIRTKA; encoded by the coding sequence TTGAAATTTAATGAACTAGATTTACAACCAGAACTTTTAACAGCAATTAATGACGCCGGTTATGTGGAAATGACTCCGATTCAGGAACAAGCAATGCCGGTCGCTTTGGCTAATAAAGATGTGATGGGACAAGCACAGACCGGAACTGGAAAAACTGCAGCGTTTGGGATTCCAGCGATTCAACAAGCTAACCATAATGACCACTTTGTTTCGACTTTAATAATGTCACCAACAAGAGAGTTGGCAATCCAAACCCGTGATGAAATAGCAAAGCTTGGTCATGACAAAAAAATCAGAGTAATGGTCGTTTATGGTGGTTCCGATATTGGAAGACAAATTAGAGATTTAAAAAATCCGCCGCAAATATTAGTAGGAACTCCAGGTCGCCTACAAGATCACATGAATCGAAAAACTGTTGATTTTTCGCATTTGAAGACGTTAGTTTTAGATGAAGCTGATGAAATGCTTGATATGGGATTTTTAGAAGATATTTCTAAGATAATTCGTTCGTTACCTAAAGAAAGACAAACTTTATTATTTTCTGCAACATTGCCACAGGATATTGTCCAAATCGGGACGGCATTTATGAATAATCCTGTGACTGTTAAAGTTAAATCTAAAGAATTAACTGCTGATTTAATTGATCAGTATTACGTAAAAGCGCGAGACAATGAAAAATTTGATTTTATGACTCGTTTGATGGACGTACAGCGACCGGAATTAGCTCTAGTTTTTGGACGAACTAAGAGAAGAGTGGATGAGTTGACACGCGGATTAAAGATTCGTGGCTTTAAGGCTGAAGGGATTCACGGTGATTTAACGCAACAAAAGCGGATGAATGTCTTAAGGATGTTTAAAAACAGTGAAATTCAAATTTTGGTAGCTACTGATGTGGCTGCACGTGGTCTCGATATTCGCGGAGTAACTCACGTTTACAATTATGATATCCCACAAGATCCCGATAGTTATGTTCATCGAATTGGTAGAACCGGTCGGGCAGGACGAGCTGGGATGTCTATTACATTTGTCAATCCGCGAGAAATGGATTATTTAAGAGGAATTGAGAAATTAACTAAAGTTAAGATGATGCCTTTAATGCCTCCAACGGCTGAAAAGGTTCAAAAAGAGCTGTTAGATCATGCTGTCTCGGTTATTGAAGATAAGTCTTCTTCAATTCATGTCAATAATTATCAGAAATATGCTGAAAAATTGGTTGAGGAAGTTGACCCGATGATTTTAGCCAGTCTTTTGCTGCAAAGTTATACTAAGAGTAGCAGTAAAAATCGGCCAGTTAGTATTTCAGTAGAGCGTCCGTTGCCGTCGAAAAAGAAGTCAAGTGGTAAAGGGTATCAGAAATATAACCATGGTTCATCACGTCGTTATAATTCCAAAAAACCATATCATCATGATCGTGACCAAAAGAAATACGGTCAGCGAGATCATAAGCGTTCATCTTCCAATCAGGCAAAAACTCCAAAGAAAGTGAATCGTAATTTTGTGATTCGAACTAAAGCCTGA